From one Mytilus edulis chromosome 1, xbMytEdul2.2, whole genome shotgun sequence genomic stretch:
- the LOC139501589 gene encoding afadin- and alpha-actinin-binding protein B-like: MADWSVLRGGDRDFLSFFGSSLNSTRMGDQTIIETFCTTDNIDQSIAYINQELTVLGFQTISYDIQDRVPSLVNRLYEVLRQFQRIGRIREELENRIHRVTGELDHYQAMNMRYKTDNDKLDKENGREQEKYRQLVTKQKTLSSKLKAEREEVKRLQSIIKDRDGQFKHELKKKEREINKLKEKLHQLISDKTPNRRVGLDLANSLQNRDGKRSTWKSAGNNKQEEMYQNVIHHHEDKQRELMLENTDLRDCLVQMQKELVTVINGEDIANCSISPNDNNLDETLSDDDDSSSIYSVKKPPALNDISDGYFQMPYGFMKDNLQKSFRETCKKIKHNMKPKRRLPSPNKGTVNITPQPSDSKFKGEYDKLQKQISKYKDIIKQQEELIQQSITSQSRSMENSFLHESHLLQEKETLSEQKRCFFQEKANFEKERKHFTEAAIRLGRERQSFEVEKANVLKNDFLQISPFTKSSSATPQKGEGTRLLPSTPVFSPAPSGKPKTPSTVELYKILGLTPKDLSRREKSTPSDIQDDRVSTSESVLTQSCNSAPCDLRSLSDIHIAPRRTLFRSSSTGDDLDV, translated from the exons ATGGCAGATTGGAGTGTTCTGAGAGGTGGTGATAGagattttctctctttttttggATCATCACTTAATTCAACAAGGATGGGAGATCAGACAATAATAGAAACATTCTGTACAACAGATAATATTGACCAGAGTATAGCTTATATCAACCAG GAACTAACAGTTCTAGGTTTCCAGACAATAAGTTATGATATTCAAGATAGAGTACCAAGTTTGGTTAACAGATTGTATGAGGTATTACGTCAGTTCCAAAGAATAGGAAGAATAAGAGAAGAACTTGAAAATAG AATCCATCGTGTTACTGGGGAGTTAGACCATTACCAAGCAATGAATATGAGATATAAAACAGATAATGACAAATTAGATAAAGAGAATGGGAGAGAACAGGAGAAATATAGACAGCTGGTTACCAAGCAGAAGACATTGTCATCTAAACTTAAAGCTGAAAGAGAAGAG GTTAAAAGGTTACAAAGTATAATTAAAGACAGAGATGGACAGTTCAAACATGAATTAAAGAAGAAGGAAAGAGAAATAAACAAACTTAAGGAGAAATTACATCAACTGATATCTGATAAAACTCCTAACAGAAGAGTTG GATTGGATCTTGCTAATTCTTTACAAAACAGAGATGGTAAACGTAGCACATGGAAGAGTGCAGGAAATAATAA ACAGGAAGAGATGTATCAGAATGTTATACATCATCATGAAGACAAACAGAGAGAACTGATGTTAGAGAATACAGATCTACGGGATTGTTTGGTTCAAATGCAGAAAGAACTTGTCACAGTCATCAATGGAGAAGACATAGCCAACTGTAGTATTAGTCCTAATGAT aataatttAGATGAGACTCTGAGTGATGATGATGATAGTAGTTCTATTTATTCTGTCAAGAAGCCACCTGCTCTTAATGATATCTCAGATG GATACTTCCAGATGCCGTATGGTTTTATGAAAGACAATCTACAAAAGTCATTCAGGGAAACTTGCAAAAAGATTAAACACAACATGAAGCCTAAAAGACGTTTGCCAA gtCCTAATAAAGGTACAGTGAATATTACCCCTCAGCCAAGTGATTCCAAGTTTAAAGGAGAGTATGACAAATTACAGAAACAGATCAGTAAATACAAGGATATCATCAAACAACAGGAAGAACTCATTCAG cAATCTATAACTTCTCAGTCCAGGTCAATGGAGAATTCCTTCCTGCATGAATCACATCTCCTACAAGAGAAAGAAACATTGTCAGAACAGAAAAGATGTTTTTTCCAAGAAAAAGCTAATTTTGAAAAGGAGAGGAAACACTTCACAGAGGCAGCCATTAGACTGGGTAGAGAG AGACAAAGCTTTGAAGTGGAAAAGGCAAATGTATTAAAGaatgattttttacaaatttctccATTCACAAAATCTAGCTCAGCCACACCACAAAAAG GTGAAGGAACTCGTTTGTTGCCATCTACTCCTGTCTTCTCACCTGCTCCATCTGGTAAACCAAAGACACCATCCACTGTAGAATTGTATAAAATATTAGGATTGACACCAAAAGACTTATCCAG gcGAGAGAAGAGTACTCCATCAGACATACAAGATGACAGAGTATCAACATCAGAATCAGTACTGACACAGTCGTGTAACTCAGCTCCATGTGATCTTAGGTCTCTGTCAGACATTCATATCGCACCACGAAGAACTTTGTTCCGAAGCTCAAGTACTGGGGACGATTTAGATGTATGA